aataaaaagataaatctCTATTGGCATTTGGTGATAAGGTTGTTCCATAAGTCCAAACATTAAGAGGCAGTCGGTTCGGTTAAATTGAGGTAACCGTTGAATTTCTACACGAAACAAAAAGTGGTAAGTTACAGGAAGTTGTCATCTTTCTCCTTCCTGGTTTTTGAGATCCTTTTCTTTCTTGCAGTTTATTAACATAGATCACATAATGGCATGGTTTTCTTCAACATTTAAATTTTGTTCATTTAATCACAGAAGCGTGTAATCAATCAAACAGTGCAGATGTTTCTTATGTTATAGATTTGGTCATCTCGATTAACCAGCAGCACAGGAATGACAGAAGCACCATTACCTCCTCTCAtatccaacaacaacaacaccacTGGGATTACATTACAGGATCATAATGGTCAGTATTTACCATTGAGTATCTTTGTTTGGTTCAAATGTGTGTATTTCTTTAAGTAGGGTATCTGTTTGGCTAAGGTGTTAAacccaaaattcaaaatctaaGAACAAATATCTTAAGTTTGTAGAAGTTTGTAGTTCGAGTTTTTTGAAGTTTTACTGAAGTTTTTCAGAATAAAGGAAAAATGACAACTAATTTTCTCTATCATACATTGAGATGAGAAAAAATAGCCCAACAAGTACTCGCAAATCACGATCAATCTACAATTTTCCTTTTCCCTAGAGGGAGAAGGAAAAGAAGTTAGATGCGCAATAGGCAATTTCTACCCAATGGGCAATTTTGCCATATGTCATTTTGTGATTGACACATCTTATGGGGATCACATCATATAGTTGCATCATGAACTCATGAAGTACCGTGTGACTGTTCTAGCTGGAGACCATGATAAGAAAGAAATGGTGAAACTCGAAGTTGATGGAGGAGGAGACTCGGCTTTGGTAGAGGCTAGATTCTCTGATGGGGTGTATGATAAGCCTCTATCATGCTTTGGTTGTGGCATTGGATGGTTCTCGTAAGTTTTAATCCAAATGTGTTTCGCTTTTCCCTTTCATCTAAGGAACAAAGGGACAGAGATTTGATGTTTTTATGAGTTTGAAAAGTGCTTTTTTTCCTAGCAGATTTCTATTGGGATTTGCTTTTCCTCCACTCTGGTACTATGCAACAGTGCTTTACTTTGGGAATTATCTTAAAGACCCTAGAGAGAGACCCGGCCTTGCAGCATCTGCAATTGCAGTAAGAATGACACAAGAATTACTACTGCAATCTAATTACCGAGGCAATGTTCTAAATCAAACTCTAATTTTTGTGTAATTACTGCAGGCTTTAATTTGCTCAGTCGTCTTGGTTGTCCTGCTTTTCTCACTTTTCTCTTAGCACCTAGTACCGAGTTTCTTCAAGAAATGCAGAGAATGTCAGCCGCAAATTGTTGAGTTAGGAATAAAGTTGAAAATGTTTGTAGTCAGGAATGTGAATGACAAAgatgattttgatatttatcTAATTGTAACATTTCCAGGGTGGTTTCTAATGGCTTTCCCTGCCCATGTTCTAGTAATTGGGGGTTTTTGTTTACCTCTCTCTACAAGATATGATGATGAACTTTAGAATAAGACATAAGCACGAGAATAATTGAAGCTATATCTTCAAACAGCAACACAGTATCCCAAATAGCCAAGTTCAAAGAAAGAACAACACTAGAGGATCTTAAATTAGCAGACTGACTCACTACAGATCAGTTAACAAAACCACCAACTCTTCTCTCCAAAGGCATACAACCACCACATGCGAGTGTAAACACAATGTGAACTCCTGGCGTTACTATGAGTACTACAGCCAGGGAACAATGCCGTTATATTTACCAGAAATAAAGGTTTCACTTTGCTTAACAATATACCACATTCTCCACCACACTTCTACAACTTTTCCTTTTGGGCCTCCGCAGCAGTGGTCTCCTTGGTAGAACCTGGTGCCTCATTATGTGTTGTATGCGCTTGTGAGCTCTTAAGTTCCTCCAACTGCAATACAGTGCATATTGTGCGCTCTTAGATGTATAACAAAAGGGGAGTTTTGGGTGTACACAACTCAAATGAAGATCAAATATCAGATGTAGGCTATCAGGCAGATACTACCATATATTAGTTCAGAGGAGAACAGCCAGGAGACAACCTTTCAACCTTATATACACAGATATGCGGCATCTTAACCTAGCAGACTGACCTATTCCACATATCTCAAATATGCTCCCACAATGAGAGTCATCCTTAAACAAATCTATAGACAAATTACGTCTTCATAGTCATCTAACAAGCTGTGTAGTAAATATGCTTTCAGCACACATCAAAAAACAGAAATGTCTAAAGTTCGCATTGGTAACAGTCATTGACAGATTACATAAGCAAATAAGGTATATCATTCTGCATTACTGATCAAGAAGGATACATGCACGACAGCTTATGCTTTCTATCTGTGGCCAATTTTAACAGACAACTATTCATTTTCTGGTGATTCCAATTCAAATTTAAATCTTCAAGATACTTTCATTACTCGGTATAAATTTGattactcaaacaacagaaacagTGAGAGTATGTGGTTAGAAGTTAGAACCATGGATAATACCTCAGGACGGTTCTTTATATGTCTGAACTCTTGCCCTTCTCCTATTTAAGTGTGCAAGTGTAATATGCATACTAAACATCTAAACCCAATCATATTCAGTGGTTGCCTTTACATGAGATTTCACAAATCTCCTCTCTTCATCTCCATTTGATACATGGTTAACATTTGTTATCACTCTACATACTTACAAAACTACACAGATCAATCCAAAACAACGCTCTTGGCCACTGCCTACACCAAGCTCAAAGTACAAGAAGGAGAAAAGTACCTCTGCACTGGTCTCTTGGTAAGCTGTGAAAAGTTGGTTATACTTCATCTGCAGATCTGATAATTCAGCCTGTAGCTTTTCATACTCGGACAAAGATGGACCTCCTAACTTTTGTTGAACAAACCTGCCATATCGAAACTGATCACATACACAGGTTTAAGATTGAGCAACAATGTGGAATGAGATAATAGGAAGAGAACCCAAAACTGTGAATGAAATTAAAAGCTAAACATCTTTCTGTCAACAACTGAACAAAGTGATAAGATTGAACAACCAACAACGACATATTTGGGCAATTAGTCATTTACATTGATTATCATTGGCCTAATTGGcaattatttaataaaaattataaaatttgaTCAAAGGGTCAAAGATTAATCAACTCACTCGAGCGCAGAGGAAGGCTTGTCATTCTGCTCGTACAATGCAACCAAAACTGtcccagaattttttttttacaggaaAAGACAGATTGAATGAGAATGCACATCGATTAATCACAAAAATCCAATCTTTtcacacaaaaaacaaaacaaaaggaaaggaCTTGATTAAGCTTCACATCGATAAAGAGACAAAAGAGAGGAACAAACCTTTGGTGAGGGCATCAAGAACTCCACTGGATTCCAAGTACTTCCTGAAAGCTTCTTTCTTTGCCTCTTTTTCCTGCCAACACATTCATCACCAGATGGTCATTTTGAATTACAAGATTTGCTATACAGTGATTGAAGCTTTTTCATGAAAAACCcaagaaaggaaaatgaaaatgggaaaAGGAAACAACCTCCTTGTAGTGCATCATGGTgatctccttctcctcctcctcctccttcttcttcttgttgttgttgttttctcTGTGTTGCTGCTAATCTGCTTTGCTTCGGTTGGGGagctttgtttgttttattagtCTGGACCTACCTTATTTTTTATTGGTAATAGTGAGGAATAATGAGACTACAGTACTACACCTGCTGGCTGCTGCTATAAGTCCAGAGAGGATCAGTAGGTCAAACCATTATTGACCATATGGGATTTTTGTTCAATTCAGACGAGGGTTTtctaaaaattatattttatggATTTTTGTGTTTTTACTTTGTACCCAGATTTTGGACATGTCCAAAAAACTGGAACATGGTCCATACAATGTTTCCAAGTTCAATTTGCAAAATGTGAAAACGCCAAGTGAATTTAGTACAAATCTAACAAGCTTCCAGTGTCCAGTGCATTGAGAAGACACATTGAGGTGTCTATGAATCCCATGGTGCTGCACAACTAAGATATCATATCACATTATCACTGTTTTTAATAAGAACACAATGTTACATTGAAAGGGATCGAACTCGTGGACCTATCCTAATTTAACCTCATTTTGCCATTATCCAGTCACCTTGCGCTGGATGGCTTGAATCCAAAGAATCAGTAAAGATAAGCAAAAAATACATCATCATTTAACTTATCAAcaaatactctctctctctctctcgcttctCAAAGTGGGAACAGTAATTGCAAATACACCCAAACTTTCACCACGATAACAATGTGGGAAGTAGCAATAGTGGAACCATGGCTAGCAAACCGTACCGCACAAATGAATCCACATCTTCAATTTTTCCGACCTTGTCATTGAAAGTATTCCACAAATGTCTGAAAGCGCCTTGTTGATCCTGCAGCATTCATTCATTCCTTCCCATAATCAGTGTTGCAAGGAAAACAAAGGTTCATACATAAACACGAAGGGTTATTGAAATCTCACCTCGTTTTTGAGGTCACTGAATTGATCCTGACCATTTGAATCTGCCAAAGTTCTCTTATCACCATTGGCTGATTGATCAAAGAGCGAATTTATTTCAGCTCTGCTGTAACTTTTCCTTGAAAGGGCTTTATAAGCTGAATCAGTATGTATTGTTTCCATGACTGATCCAAAGAAGTTTGTCACAGGTACCTAAAAGCAAGAATCTATGTCAGTAGAAGTATCAACCGCCTATATTGCTATACTGTGCCAACGTGTTCCAAGTGGAAATTCACATGTGCAAAAGCAAGTAGAAGTTGGCTCAATAAAATTCATGAAAGAAACTGATAGTCGGTGCTGAAGATTAAGCCTGAATTATAGCTCAGCCAATAGCCATAGGAACAAAAATTTTGAGAAACCTTGTGTTTGCAACCATGAAAAAGCCATGGAACTTCAAGAAGCAACATGAATTAAAACCATATAAACGATATTTATCTTAGGATATAATATAACGGCCAGTTAAAGTTGCAACTAGATTCATGAGAAGCTAGGTACTTCTTACAAGTAATAGTGCTCCAAGTCAAAACAGTTATAATTACCATACATGGCATAATATTTCCTACCACACAAGCAACTCCTATAGCTCAGATTGAGAACGTAAGTCTATATGTCATTACCTCTTCAAGGCGACGCTGGTACAGATCTGTCCGGTGATATGCAGTTGACATCAACAAGCTTGGGTGATATGAATTAAAAAGGCTGCAGAACAATAACCAAAGGCCGCAGTTGATATATACTATCCTCCAAAATGATATAAAGGTATGAAATTGTTCAACAAGATGAGCCACTATAGTGGAAGAAGAGCCAAAAATACATATGCAAGCTTCACATAGGCTCTTTCCCCTGACTATATGGTTTGATCTGAGTCACAATTATATTGAGTAGGCATAGACAAACATTTTATACATGAAACAGAAAAGTACAGTAAAAGAGGAAATGTTACAAAGTAAGTCTTGTTGGAATTATTCTAAACTGAGAAACATTCGGCAAGTTCTTAAATGCTGCAATTGTGATCCTGACACAAGTAAGAACGCCCTTTGTTTTGACTAAATTACTAAGAGATAATTTAAGTAGCTACAGATATTATAAAACAGAAAACCACCTTCAGCTAGAATATTTTGTGGGGAATGATTTAGAACTGCAAATAAGACGGGCTCTCTAAATCAAGACCTTTATGCTAAAGCAGATGCAGTGCATATAGGTGCTAAAGAAGAAAGGGAATGCATTAAGATGTGGAGAAATGACAACACATCCCATATAAGTAGAATGAAACATGAAATCAGTCTATCATATCAGTAGACAAAGGCTAACTTCAATATACCTGCTCACGGAAGCATTGTCATACATATTTAGCCTCTCAAAGAATGCAAGAGTGTAAAATGTAAAACGATCCACAACAGAGACACCAACCTGTATCGATCAAACAGTACAACAAGAATTAGATGATACGCGCTACAATGTATCTAACACCTGGATTGGAGTTGAATTAAAAACATCGTATAGCATTCTTAGCCAAATGTGTTTAAAGGTTATAAGACAGTAAAATGTTTTACATCAGAGTCCAAGTGATGCGAGTATGAATTTTCTCCTTTCATGCTACTTCCAATAGCCAAAACACCAGGTGACTGAAGCTGCAAATCAGACAGGGACCTTTAATTTAGTAACGAAGTCATTCCAGTGTAGGCCAGATTAAGGCATAATACAAAAAACGTCATGTGAAAACACAATTTCAAAGTGCAACAATGACTTTGCCACTTGGTTAGCAGTGGCTAGATGATATTGAGAAGGCATCTTCCGAATGCAAAAGAACAGATATTGTTCATTAACACAGGTAACCCTACCAAATCTCACAAGAAAATATAGCTCTCAGCCTCTCCAGGATTCATGCATTGATAGGACCAGATCACTAACCTGAGAGAAGAGAGTGGCAGCTTGGCAAGTGTCCACCATTATCAGCAGCTCCTTGAACCTGAAATTTTAACCATATTTATCCAGTAGTGAATCAATATGACACTCATCAAAGCTAGATATCAAAACCATTATACGTAAAGTAGAAATAAAAATGTAGCAAACTAGATTTCAAAATATCATAAGAAATGCAAACTATTGCATCTATATCTAGCAACAGTAACAGAGGTAAACTTTCTAACCTACGCTTTTCTTTCATTTGCTTCACTGCATCAGCTAAATCATGACTCTGGAGCTCTTCTGAGTCTTGAAATTTTAAAAACTCATCTCCTCCATGTCCGGTCATATACAAAAGAATGTGGCTTCCTTCATCACTTAAAAGACGCTTAGATCTTGGAACAGCAGTCTCATGGCGCCCAGTCAATACACGTAAAAAATTTTCAACCGTCACTTCATAACCTCGATAATCTACCTGGTAGATTCAGTTTCATTAATCGGTCAAGTTTGGAATTCAAAAAATGTAATTGGAAACTGATCCGGAGTAAAAGTAACGATCCAACCAGAGACAAGAAATCTCACCTCAACATTATCTCCATACAAGTTGAGTCTGTGGTTTTCATTATTAAAAACTTGGGCAGGGTACTTGTTTCTAGCATTACAGGCCATGTCATCTGCCAGCATAAGTATTATCCTCTCATCAGGTATTCCAAGTCGCTTAACCGTCCTttaaatcaaaagaaaacatacttaaCTATCTATgtgggaaaagaaaagaagatcaTCTAGGAGGAGAAGACATGTGTACTTACCTGTACAGGGATAAAGTATTGGCCATGTGTCGATAATTAAACCtgacgagaaaaaaaaaattgaaatagaaAAGTCAAATTGCCATTCGATCGTACTGTGAAAGCTTGCATAGATTACAACACAAGATTTCTGCACTCCATCAGTTTGACTCTTAAAGAATATATTAGTGGCATAGAATGAATCCTTACGATGTATCTAATTGTCCTATTACCCTATCGATTGCTAGAGTAATGTTTAAGCTAAAGTACTGATGCAAACAAAGTCATGAGGCAGAACAAAAGATGAAACGTCTGTGGTTTCTTACTTCCAACAACACTAAATTATGTGGATACAGAAGCTTTATTCAGCAATCCCCAGCTGCGAAGTAGCTGCTATTACACAAGTTTAAACCAATCCTAAGCCAAAGTCAACCTACAATACTGGTACCACTTTGCTTCCAAAACTAGAAATGAAGCATATCTtccaacttctcttcttttgCATTGTTGATGGTGCGCAACTTAAGCAACTAAACATGAATTTGAATACAAACAAGTACGTCCAAGAACTCAAAATTAAGACCTTACAAGTTTCATATGAACCAAAATTTAACATCTTCTCAGAGAAGATCAACAATTAAAGCAAGCAACTTTTCACAAGGGTATCATTCATAACCAAAATTTACAACATGGGTatcaatattttcacacaaaaaaCAGTAGATACAGATTGATCAAACTAAAACGAAGCTTGGAATTACCAGAAGCGAGAGGTGCAGACCAGAACAGCCCAATTGTTAGTGTGCATGGTGGTctctgcagaagaagaagaaggagaaccaAATGCGTAGACATTGATCGAACCCAGAACCAGAAACGCAGCCATAATCACTACCCAATTGAACAAATTGCACATCTTGAACCGCATCGTTAAGAATCTTGGGTGCCCAATTTGATAGAGAAGTGAGAAAAGCAAGAATCTTTGGGTTAAGTTGATACGGAATTAGGGAACCCAGAAGTGTTAATGGCTCAATGAGAGCCAATCCAATTGGTCATTGATTCAATCTGAAGACTGGTTATTTGTGACTGTTGCTATTGTGTTTCTTTTTCTGGGAATTTATATATGAAGCACCAAAACGACACCGTAGAGTAGCGCATGTACAGTTGTTCCTCTTTTAAATTTGAATAGTGAGAAAAGGGATTAGGAATCGAATTAGAAACTTAGAATCGAGGTTGTTGGTCGGACCAATCGAGTAGTCATGTAAATAAATAACCGATTCCTAACATAGTTAAATGAGATGAAGAGTGAAGACCGATATATAGGAATGTTATATGTAATGGATACTTTTATAATGttgaaaactaatataaatGCATGAATATTTTTGCAACGGATACTTTCATAACGAAAGTATGAAACGTTACAAAAGTACTAAAatttcaataagaaaatgctGTTTTTATTGACCAAATAATGCATTTTTGGTAATTTCTCCGATTTAAAATTGACCATGTTGCTACATCCTTCTCCTCTCCAAAGATAGTTTAGCGGTAGTCATTTGACATGAGGTGTTCAAATGAAACTTTTAACAAATGAAAGGACGCATAAGAACAACGGTGAATGTCTGTGTTCAAGAGAATATATAAGCTTTTTactccaaagaaaaagaagacagAATCAGCTTTAACATGGCATGTATCTATGCTAGTCAAAACAAAATCTCTATGTAGACTCATGTTTATACCAGCGCATAAcatatcagtcagtttgcaACAATTTGCAATAGTACTCACAATACTGCAGATCAAAATGCAGTAAAGTAGAACAGTCGAATATCTAAGAGCAGTTTCAGTTTTACGCGAAGTTCATCAGCATCCTCCATTCCACTGCAGTGTTTATGTTGCGATACCTTGTGCACTCCTAGATTCCTGATTCAGCAGGATTAGCACTATCAGTCATACTTGGCAGAGGAATGTCAAGGCACTGCTCTTGCTCATCCTTATCCCCGAATCGATATTCCTTTACAAAGTACTTGGTGTTCAACACCACTTGAGTAGCCAATTGTACCAACTTGGATTCTGGATATCCCAACAGTACATTCTTGTACAAGTAAAGAACATCACTGTAAACATCAGGAACTAGAGCTTGTGATGGAAGAAGTAACTCTTTCTCAGGTTCCAAGGACTTGATTCCATCGAGAAGATCATGAACGGTATATTTCCTAATTCCAGTCTTAATTCCAGGCATCGCATGCAGCTTGCGGCAGACAATGTGATTCCCAATAATCACATTGTCCAGCTTGCTCAGTACATTATCCAACAAACCTATATCTCTGATAGGCAACCCTCTTCTTCTACTATGCAACAGAGCTGCATCTCTTACATCTTGCCTGGCCATCTCACCATTCACAAAgcctttcttttcattttctctcaaTACATGCACAATTGCATCTGCGGCCATCTTTTGTCTTCTTGCAGGATGTCTGCCGGGGTTGTGAGAAATAACATCAGCAAACAGATGGGACTTGATCCGGAGGGATGAAAGAGTAGTAGCAGTAGGCGGTTTCGGTTTTCTGACTTTTCTTTGCACAGGACAGCCAGCCTTGACAGTGAGCATAAATTTGAGAAGATCTTTGATTGTAACCAAGCTTGATTCGCTCCAATGTTTGTAGCAATGAATTACTCTCTTCAGCTCTTCACACTCTTCCATGTCACTAAAATCTTGGATGATCTTTTCAAGCTCTATTGAGCTGAGAATATCAAGCGCTCTTTCATATGTTTCTTCTGCAACCCCAAAGCTTCCATGGCAAAACCTGTACCCCCATCTACCGAACCAAGGACGTCCATAAGCAATCCCATGAAGCAGTCGAAGTTCCATGGACCGCTTCTTTGAGAAATCTTCAACTGTGATTTTcctgcaaaagagaagaaaacatcAGAACTAGTACATTGTTTTTCAATTATGTAATGTAGtcccaagagaaaaaaaaaagtgtttccATTACCTGGTTCTAAGATTTGTGCAAATCCGATCCCAAAGATCCATGATCTCTCTGCCACAAAGATGCTTAGAACCCCCTTTAAGTCCATTAATGCATAGCAAATGCCCAATCCCATCACAGTGAATCATACCATGTAACAGATGCGTTGCGCCTTCCAGGACACTATCATCTAGAGGCTTAGTCCAACAATCATCCTTGGGAATTATCATGTGGTACTTTCTCTTCGACACAAAATGGTTACTCCAATCtaaacaacaataacaacatGTCATGCCGCATCCACAGAAAAAGCTAAGAAACAAAGCCAAAGATTGCAGAACATAAGCTTGAATGACAGTGGCATAGTACAAAGAATCAAACAGCAAGTTGCTAGTATAGTCAGTATACTCAATTATAGTTATATTAGTTGTGAATAACTTGTGATTAGCCTCCGCAAGTTCAGTTGCTTTTCCTATATAATAGACCAAGGTAAAGCTGTTTGATAACTATTTTAGAAAGACACTAAGAAGATTAGTGCTATCAAAACCTCAAATTTCCGGACTTAATTATTCGATATGAATAATGTACTCCATAGTGGTCGTCTTTAGTTAAACATAAATGgaatgaaaaaattaaaaatgttcCTAACTCCTAAGGTTGTGGATTACaaacattccttaattcccagACAGAAAAGTGCAAACTTCAGAACCAAAACTACTATGTCTAGCAAGCAACCTAGTATTCAAGTACCCCAATTCGAATACCTTAACTTCGATCCAAGCACAGTCCACAACAACAAGTAAGAAATAGACAAATTGCACACGCTAGAATATAGCAGAAACGATACAAATCAAAGGCACACAAACCCCAAATCCCCAACCACTATCGAAATCCTCGAAACCCAAAACCAGAATCCACCAGAGTACAGAAACAGCGAAACAAAACTTTTCGGAACACAAATAAAGAGAAAAGGTTGGAGTGTCTAACCAGTTGACAAGCAGTGATCACAGAACTCGGTTTTAGAGGTGTTCACGTTCTCTTCAATAGTAAAAAGAGGAACCAAACACTCACGGCTGCGAAGAAGAGTGAACCAAACGTTCATGCCTTGAACTGTGAAGTCGGTGAGCTCCGCACATTGTTGAAGAAACACGGCAATGTTGTCTCGGAATGGGCCGGTTGGACTAATCGGGCGACCCGGTTCGCAAAACGTGGTGAGCTCATAGCTGTGGTTGCTGCAAGCTCGGAGCCTCTTCCTGGTGCTTCGTTTCTTGGTTGGGATGGAATTGGGGTCCGGGGTTTGGTCCATTTGGGTCGACATGGACACAGCTGGAGTTGGCTGCTGCTGCAAGAAAGTTCATACTGCGCGCTCGAAACTTTGGAAGAATGCTATTTTTTCCAAgcatacatagcggcgaggtAAGCCTCACCGTCCCGGAGAACCCAACTCCACCTTCAAGCCCGGCGAAGAGCCCCGTCTTTGGG
Above is a genomic segment from Rosa chinensis cultivar Old Blush chromosome 3, RchiOBHm-V2, whole genome shotgun sequence containing:
- the LOC112192155 gene encoding 60S ribosomal protein L18a-like protein, producing the protein MTEAPLPPLISNNNNTTGITLQDHNAGDHDKKEMVKLEVDGGGDSALVEARFSDGVYDKPLSCFGCGIGWFSFLLGFAFPPLWYYATVLYFGNYLKDPRERPGLAASAIAALICSVVLVVLLFSLFS
- the LOC112192156 gene encoding c-Myc-binding protein homolog; the encoded protein is MMHYKEEKEAKKEAFRKYLESSGVLDALTKVLVALYEQNDKPSSALEFVQQKLGGPSLSEYEKLQAELSDLQMKYNQLFTAYQETSAELEELKSSQAHTTHNEAPGSTKETTAAEAQKEKL
- the LOC112192153 gene encoding putative GPI-anchor transamidase, with the protein product MRFKMCNLFNWVVIMAAFLVLGSINVYAFGSPSSSSAETTMHTNNWAVLVCTSRFWFNYRHMANTLSLYRTVKRLGIPDERIILMLADDMACNARNKYPAQVFNNENHRLNLYGDNVEVDYRGYEVTVENFLRVLTGRHETAVPRSKRLLSDEGSHILLYMTGHGGDEFLKFQDSEELQSHDLADAVKQMKEKRRFKELLIMVDTCQAATLFSQLQSPGVLAIGSSMKGENSYSHHLDSDVGVSVVDRFTFYTLAFFERLNMYDNASVSSLFNSYHPSLLMSTAYHRTDLYQRRLEEVPVTNFFGSVMETIHTDSAYKALSRKSYSRAEINSLFDQSANGDKRTLADSNGQDQFSDLKNEDQQGAFRHLWNTFNDKVGKIEDVDSFVRYGLLAMVPLLLLPTLLSW
- the LOC112192481 gene encoding PHD finger protein MALE MEIOCYTE DEATH 1 → MSTQMDQTPDPNSIPTKKRSTRKRLRACSNHSYELTTFCEPGRPISPTGPFRDNIAVFLQQCAELTDFTVQGMNVWFTLLRSRECLVPLFTIEENVNTSKTEFCDHCLSTDWSNHFVSKRKYHMIIPKDDCWTKPLDDSVLEGATHLLHGMIHCDGIGHLLCINGLKGGSKHLCGREIMDLWDRICTNLRTRKITVEDFSKKRSMELRLLHGIAYGRPWFGRWGYRFCHGSFGVAEETYERALDILSSIELEKIIQDFSDMEECEELKRVIHCYKHWSESSLVTIKDLLKFMLTVKAGCPVQRKVRKPKPPTATTLSSLRIKSHLFADVISHNPGRHPARRQKMAADAIVHVLRENEKKGFVNGEMARQDVRDAALLHSRRRGLPIRDIGLLDNVLSKLDNVIIGNHIVCRKLHAMPGIKTGIRKYTVHDLLDGIKSLEPEKELLLPSQALVPDVYSDVLYLYKNVLLGYPESKLVQLATQVVLNTKYFVKEYRFGDKDEQEQCLDIPLPSMTDSANPAESGI